The following proteins are co-located in the Deltaproteobacteria bacterium genome:
- a CDS encoding helix-turn-helix domain-containing protein encodes MTTELLFEYSCPECGRGAVKTTRVHNYKTKIKGYPFVVDEALIGVCDQCQAESFAPEETRRWEELFSRSLEARQAFLSPKEIAELRKSLSLSMEDFARLIGSTRQSISMWEKANRLSPPIRTADLLMKLVRQSLQPGPVDVPTFLLDEARKWGVVIELRRPITHSNINGNVVLLIKKRLTNGATQEYAPLALAARTSEKKEQFVVENIDGKPIGVLSFSFKEGAFILDFTEPLLSWDTIDIELETQSGQRFRQEAVSLQDRRLVLLKETQLREADVSRIILKPHGVDR; translated from the coding sequence ATGACAACCGAACTCTTGTTCGAATACTCTTGCCCGGAGTGCGGGCGCGGAGCAGTAAAAACTACGCGCGTGCACAATTACAAAACAAAGATTAAGGGATACCCATTCGTCGTTGACGAAGCGTTGATTGGGGTGTGCGATCAGTGTCAAGCCGAGTCATTTGCGCCAGAAGAAACCAGGCGTTGGGAAGAGCTGTTTTCTCGTTCGCTTGAAGCCCGCCAAGCCTTCCTTTCACCCAAGGAAATAGCAGAACTTCGTAAATCCCTCAGCTTGTCCATGGAAGACTTCGCACGGTTGATCGGGAGCACTCGGCAATCGATCTCCATGTGGGAGAAGGCCAACCGACTCTCTCCTCCTATACGAACGGCTGATCTTCTCATGAAGCTAGTGCGACAATCGCTTCAGCCGGGGCCAGTTGATGTACCCACTTTTCTCCTTGACGAAGCACGAAAGTGGGGCGTCGTTATCGAGCTACGGCGTCCCATTACGCACTCCAACATAAATGGAAATGTTGTCCTCCTTATAAAAAAGCGGCTCACGAATGGAGCTACTCAAGAATACGCTCCTCTTGCTTTAGCAGCGCGTACTTCTGAAAAGAAAGAGCAATTTGTCGTAGAGAACATCGATGGAAAACCCATTGGGGTGTTGAGCTTTTCCTTCAAGGAAGGAGCCTTCATTCTCGATTTTACGGAACCTCTCCTTTCTTGGGATACTATCGATATTGAGCTTGAAACTCAAAGCGGTCAGCGTTTTAGACAAGAGGCAGTATCGCTTCAAGATCGTCGGCTAGTACTTCTCAAAGAAACCCAACTTCGAGAGGCAGACGTCTCTCGTATCATCCTCAAACCGCACGGCGTCGATAGGTAG
- a CDS encoding MFS transporter, translating into MHRGEMQEGEPRRSPSLVRPESPPAVDGPYARYVLGLLFVVYIFNFLDRQLLAILLQPIKEDLKISDTALGFLTGFAFAVFYTFAGLPLARLADRWVRGSLIAISIAVWSVMTAACGFARGFTDLALARIGVGIGEAGATPPAHSLLSDYFSPEKRATVLAFYACGVPVGSGLGYWLGGWINDAFGWRIAFFVVGLPGVLLALLVHRTIREPVRGMSERHPVSIRQYSTAEVWRFLTGLPTGRRVSLGAACIAFAGYGMAAWIPAFFVRIHHMTPGELGVWMSWITALGGVIGALSGGLLADRWGRRVPQARAYICMASALLSIPFHAASVLLADPRLALLSFLPAMICSTLWFGPAASIVQDLAPPAMRAVASAVFIFILTIIGLGAGPQVIGILNDWIGTPDAIRHSLLWTTAVMNLGAAIFFGLMAKSLVQDLEAKKRL; encoded by the coding sequence ATGCACCGTGGGGAAATGCAGGAAGGAGAGCCGCGTCGCTCTCCCTCTCTGGTTCGTCCCGAGTCGCCGCCAGCCGTGGACGGACCCTACGCCCGTTATGTCCTGGGGCTCTTGTTCGTAGTGTACATCTTTAATTTCCTCGACCGGCAGCTCTTAGCGATCCTGCTCCAACCCATCAAAGAAGACCTCAAGATCTCCGACACAGCGCTGGGATTTTTGACCGGGTTCGCTTTCGCCGTGTTCTACACTTTCGCCGGGCTGCCATTGGCGCGCCTCGCCGACCGCTGGGTGCGCGGCAGTTTGATCGCCATCAGCATTGCCGTCTGGAGCGTGATGACCGCCGCCTGCGGCTTCGCGCGTGGGTTTACGGATCTGGCCCTGGCTCGTATCGGCGTGGGCATTGGAGAAGCCGGGGCCACGCCGCCGGCGCATTCCTTGTTGTCCGACTATTTCTCTCCAGAAAAACGCGCCACAGTTCTGGCATTCTATGCCTGCGGCGTCCCGGTAGGCTCGGGGTTGGGCTACTGGCTGGGCGGCTGGATCAACGACGCTTTCGGGTGGCGCATAGCGTTTTTTGTCGTCGGCTTGCCGGGGGTCTTACTCGCCTTGCTCGTGCACCGGACCATCCGTGAGCCCGTGCGCGGGATGAGCGAGCGCCATCCGGTCAGCATCCGTCAATACAGCACTGCTGAAGTCTGGCGATTTTTAACTGGCTTACCCACCGGTCGCCGCGTCAGCTTGGGCGCGGCTTGTATTGCCTTTGCCGGCTATGGCATGGCCGCGTGGATACCGGCGTTCTTTGTCCGCATTCACCACATGACTCCCGGCGAGCTGGGGGTGTGGATGTCGTGGATCACCGCGCTTGGTGGTGTGATTGGTGCTCTGTCCGGCGGCCTGTTGGCGGATCGCTGGGGACGACGGGTGCCGCAGGCGCGGGCGTATATCTGCATGGCCAGTGCCCTCCTTTCTATTCCCTTTCATGCCGCTAGCGTGCTTCTGGCTGACCCCCGGCTCGCGCTATTGAGCTTCCTGCCCGCTATGATCTGCAGCACCCTGTGGTTCGGCCCTGCGGCTTCCATCGTGCAAGATCTGGCCCCGCCGGCCATGCGTGCGGTCGCCTCCGCCGTGTTCATCTTCATTCTCACCATCATCGGTCTGGGTGCCGGGCCGCAGGTCATCGGCATTCTCAACGATTGGATCGGCACGCCGGATGCGATTCGCCACTCCCTCTTGTGGACAACTGCCGTGATGAACCTGGGCGCGGCCATCTTCTTCGGTCTGATGGCCAAAAGCTTGGTCCAGGATCTTGAAGCGAAGAAACGTTTATAA
- a CDS encoding MFS transporter, translated as MHSSASQRERSPATPSTPPASLTVGGPYAYYVLAVLFVVYIFNFIDRQILAILLEPIKKDLQISDTALGFLTGFAFAVFYTFAGLPLARLADRWVRRSLIAISLATWSVMTALSGLSRGFGDLALARIGVGIGEAGASPPAHSILSDYFPPEKRATAIAIYASGIYVGVGLGYWIGGWINDAYGWRMAFFVVGLPGLFMALLVRFTIREPVRGMSEHHGASQQQYSVKEAWQFFTSIPTGRYLAFAGGLHAFVSYGLGTWIPAFFVRIHGMTPGELGQWLSWITAIGGGGGTFLGGWIADRWVHTQPLARPYLSLIGVLLAIPTVVASVLIEDTRWALLMYLPASVFSTLWIGPAFATAQDLVPPAMRAMASAVFLFITTIIGMGAGPQTVGILNDWIGTPDAIRYSLLFSATIMNLFSAWFFWKVSKTLLSDLRAKERL; from the coding sequence ATGCACTCTTCGGCCTCTCAACGCGAACGCTCGCCTGCAACTCCTTCCACGCCGCCGGCATCGCTCACCGTCGGCGGTCCCTATGCCTATTACGTCCTCGCTGTCCTGTTCGTGGTGTACATCTTCAATTTTATCGACCGCCAAATTCTGGCGATTCTGCTCGAACCGATCAAGAAAGATTTGCAGATTTCCGACACCGCGCTGGGCTTCCTCACCGGCTTTGCCTTCGCGGTGTTCTACACCTTCGCCGGGCTGCCGCTGGCGCGACTGGCGGATCGCTGGGTACGGCGCAGTCTGATTGCTATCAGCTTGGCCACGTGGAGTGTCATGACTGCGTTGTCCGGCTTATCGCGCGGGTTCGGCGATCTGGCACTGGCCCGTATCGGCGTCGGCATCGGTGAAGCTGGCGCGTCGCCACCGGCGCACTCGATCCTCTCGGACTACTTTCCTCCCGAAAAACGCGCGACGGCGATCGCGATCTACGCTAGCGGGATCTACGTCGGCGTCGGTCTCGGCTACTGGATCGGCGGCTGGATTAACGATGCCTACGGCTGGCGCATGGCGTTTTTCGTCGTCGGCTTGCCCGGCCTTTTCATGGCGTTGTTAGTACGATTCACCATCCGCGAACCCGTGCGCGGCATGAGCGAACATCATGGCGCATCGCAGCAGCAATACTCGGTGAAAGAAGCCTGGCAGTTTTTCACTTCTATTCCTACCGGACGTTACCTCGCTTTCGCGGGCGGCCTGCATGCGTTCGTCAGTTACGGCTTGGGTACCTGGATTCCCGCGTTCTTCGTCCGCATCCATGGCATGACGCCGGGAGAGCTGGGACAATGGCTGTCGTGGATTACCGCGATCGGCGGTGGCGGCGGCACCTTCTTAGGCGGGTGGATTGCCGACCGGTGGGTGCATACCCAGCCGCTGGCACGCCCTTACCTTTCTCTGATTGGCGTTTTGCTAGCGATACCCACGGTGGTCGCTTCCGTATTGATAGAGGACACGCGCTGGGCGCTACTCATGTACTTGCCGGCAAGTGTCTTCAGCACCTTGTGGATCGGTCCGGCCTTTGCCACCGCGCAGGACCTCGTCCCACCGGCCATGCGCGCCATGGCCTCGGCGGTGTTTTTATTTATCACCACGATTATCGGCATGGGTGCCGGTCCGCAGACCGTCGGCATTCTCAACGACTGGATCGGCACGCCGGATGCGATTCGGTACTCGCTGCTGTTCAGCGCCACCATTATGAACCTCTTCTCGGCTTGGTTCTTTTGGAAAGTCTCGAAAACCTTGCTGAGCGATTTGCGGGCGAAAGAGCGGCTGTGA
- a CDS encoding DUF429 domain-containing protein: MKHPVFIGIDLAWSSRNPTGLAALRWDGVVASLIEPLPAAAVYGDDDILAFVRSVAAHGMVLVAIDAPLTVPNLTGRRPGEAELNAVFAKFHAGAHPANRQRLAGYNGGTVRGETLLAGLATLDIRHDPILTPQMPTRQAFEVYPHPAMVTLFRLDRILKYKAKPTISHAQRVAEFRRYQRLLAGLRRHDPPLALPKPLLSDIHLTHRGRALKAYEDQLDAVFCAYLALYYWRWGAERCRMFGDITRGYIVVPVDERVVVPLR; the protein is encoded by the coding sequence GTGAAGCATCCAGTCTTTATCGGCATCGATCTGGCCTGGTCGAGTCGCAATCCAACCGGCTTGGCTGCGTTACGTTGGGACGGCGTCGTAGCTTCACTGATCGAGCCGTTGCCGGCAGCGGCAGTGTATGGAGACGACGACATTCTCGCTTTCGTCCGCAGTGTCGCCGCGCACGGCATGGTGCTCGTCGCCATCGACGCGCCGTTGACCGTGCCTAATCTCACCGGTCGCCGTCCCGGCGAAGCCGAACTCAATGCCGTTTTCGCCAAGTTTCATGCCGGAGCGCATCCCGCCAATCGCCAACGGCTCGCTGGGTATAACGGCGGTACCGTGCGCGGAGAGACCCTGCTCGCCGGATTAGCCACCCTCGATATTCGTCACGATCCGATCCTCACGCCGCAAATGCCCACACGGCAAGCATTCGAAGTCTATCCGCATCCGGCGATGGTGACCTTGTTCCGTCTCGACCGCATCTTAAAATATAAGGCCAAACCCACGATCTCCCATGCCCAGCGCGTGGCGGAGTTCCGTCGTTATCAGCGTCTTCTTGCCGGTCTGCGCCGCCACGATCCACCCCTGGCCTTGCCAAAACCGTTGCTGAGCGACATACATCTCACACACAGGGGACGCGCGCTCAAAGCCTATGAAGACCAACTTGACGCCGTCTTTTGCGCCTACCTTGCACTGTACTACTGGAGGTGGGGGGCGGAACGATGCCGGATGTTTGGGGATATCACGAGAGGCTATATCGTGGTGCCGGTGGATGAGCGTGTGGTGGTGCCTCTTCGTTGA
- a CDS encoding Gfo/Idh/MocA family oxidoreductase — MTPLRIGLIGAGKHGSRYAQHLVEDLPQARLVAVCCRTQSEGRQVADRYRCAYYQDFRDVIADAQVDAIVAAVPPTLHRAIVEAACSQGKHLLIEKPFAVNVAEAERMRDTIAASDVRCMVAHTLRFNAVVQAMRCHILDIAPLHSIYLSQRFEPSSLAWLDRKAESGGGIVLHTGVHSFDLLHFLTGCTVQHVTCQTTQVVTRETEDNFVMTCDFSAPLLKGVVMGSRSTVSRSGLIELSGAHGQLVGDHAHGTAVLLKGWQRTELPVGPPIPTVRETLRAFIDGIQTDAPFPITVEDGLRAVAVAEACYRSARSGQSERVQLAKRGWGVLLPA; from the coding sequence ATGACACCGCTACGCATCGGACTCATTGGCGCGGGCAAGCATGGCAGCCGCTATGCGCAGCATCTGGTGGAGGACCTTCCGCAGGCTCGCCTGGTCGCCGTGTGTTGCCGTACTCAGAGCGAAGGTCGGCAGGTCGCCGACCGCTATCGCTGCGCCTATTACCAGGACTTCCGCGATGTGATTGCCGATGCCCAGGTGGATGCCATCGTCGCTGCCGTGCCCCCGACCCTGCACCGTGCCATTGTCGAGGCCGCGTGTTCGCAGGGAAAGCATCTGCTGATCGAAAAACCCTTTGCTGTCAATGTGGCAGAGGCAGAGCGAATGCGCGATACGATCGCCGCTAGCGACGTACGCTGCATGGTGGCTCATACCTTGCGCTTCAATGCCGTGGTCCAAGCGATGCGGTGCCATATCCTTGACATTGCTCCTCTCCACTCGATTTATCTGAGTCAGCGCTTCGAGCCTTCGTCTCTGGCGTGGTTGGATCGCAAAGCCGAGAGCGGTGGTGGCATCGTTCTTCATACTGGTGTGCACAGTTTCGATCTGTTGCATTTCCTGACTGGCTGCACCGTGCAACACGTGACGTGTCAGACCACCCAGGTGGTCACGCGGGAGACCGAGGATAATTTTGTCATGACCTGCGATTTCAGCGCCCCGCTGCTCAAAGGTGTGGTCATGGGCTCGCGCTCCACGGTGAGTCGCTCGGGGTTGATCGAACTCTCGGGAGCGCATGGCCAGCTTGTCGGCGACCACGCACATGGGACCGCCGTTCTCCTCAAAGGGTGGCAGCGCACGGAGCTGCCCGTTGGACCTCCGATTCCTACGGTACGCGAAACGCTGCGGGCCTTCATCGACGGCATCCAAACCGATGCCCCATTCCCGATCACGGTGGAGGATGGACTACGCGCAGTTGCTGTTGCGGAAGCGTGCTATCGGTCGGCGCGGAGCGGTCAATCCGAAAGGGTACAGTTGGCAAAGCGAGGGTGGGGGGTTCTTCTGCCTGCTTGA